The proteins below come from a single Bombus pyrosoma isolate SC7728 linkage group LG10, ASM1482585v1, whole genome shotgun sequence genomic window:
- the LOC122571358 gene encoding CDC42 small effector protein homolog isoform X2 has protein sequence MAGSGELWVQCFTCCLMQQGPRTRNGRQRSHQRLRIDRSMIGVPTNFRHTGHISSGDLDMSNAQLSNIQAQMQMKGGYDNAYSVKAC, from the exons ATGGCTGGCAGTGGAGAACTTTGGGTACAGTGCTTTACCTGTTGTTTGATGCAACAAGGACCAAGGACACGGAATGGAAGACAGAGGTCACATCAGAGGTTAAGGATAGATCGTAGCATGATAGGAGTACCTACAAACTTTAGGCATACTGGACATATTAGTAGTGGAGATCTCGATATGAGCAATGCACAATTGTCAAATATTCAGGCACAAATGCAAATGAAAGGAGGCTATGACAATGCATACAGTGTCAAG gCATGttga
- the LOC122571358 gene encoding CDC42 small effector protein homolog isoform X1, producing MAGSGELWVQCFTCCLMQQGPRTRNGRQRSHQRLRIDRSMIGVPTNFRHTGHISSGDLDMSNAQLSNIQAQMQMKGGYDNAYSVKDTNHTRLRRLRQQD from the exons ATGGCTGGCAGTGGAGAACTTTGGGTACAGTGCTTTACCTGTTGTTTGATGCAACAAGGACCAAGGACACGGAATGGAAGACAGAGGTCACATCAGAGGTTAAGGATAGATCGTAGCATGATAGGAGTACCTACAAACTTTAGGCATACTGGACATATTAGTAGTGGAGATCTCGATATGAGCAATGCACAATTGTCAAATATTCAGGCACAAATGCAAATGAAAGGAGGCTATGACAATGCATACAGTGTCAAG GACACAAATCACACGCGTCTACGGCGACTTCGACAACAAGACTGA
- the LOC122571357 gene encoding protein spaetzle-like yields MTSKIFILTELCFLITLLMPQNIFVESRNIHRIKLANQHKDDMIVFPGEKRHVPPACEGSTYCENVDSYPEDIVNRALQINESLKYLSSVDGVDIGQRFMPNDELSLCVADEQVIYPQSAENKDNEWKFIVNQKNFQQGVRIEKCRTEGASCSVISGFAAGYETSCKQKFIFRELLSISENGSVAQDTFRFPVSCCCFATLTGNLLTRMGIEQQSQITSTTAPNKHR; encoded by the exons atGACCTCGAAAATCTTCATACTCACTgaactttgttttttaataacgcTACTG ATGccacaaaatattttcgtagaaTCAAGAAACATTCACCGAATTAAATTGGCAAATCAACACAAAG ATGACATGATTGTATTTCCTGGAGAAAAGAGACATGTGCCCCCCGCTTGCGAAGGATCCACCTATTGTGAGAACGTAGACTCTTATCCCGAAGATATAGTAAATAGGGCGCTTCAAATAAACGAAAGtcttaaatatctttctagTGTAGATGGA GTTGATATAGGACAGAGGTTCATGCCAAACGATGAACTATCCCTTTGCGTAGCTGAT GAACAAGTTATATATCCTCAATCAGCGGAGAACAAAGACAATGAATGGAAATTCATCGTGAATCAAAAAAATTTCCAACAGGGCGTACGGATTGAGAAGTGTAG AACGGAGGGCGCCAGCTGTAGCGTGATAAGTGGATTTGCTGCAGGTTACGAAACAAGTTGCAagcaaaaattcatttttagaGAATTGTTATCAATATCGGAAAACGGTAGTGTTGCTCAAGATACTTTCCGATTCCCAGTGagttgttgttgttttgcaaCACTCACTGGAAATCTACTTACAAGAATGGGTATAGAGCAGCAAAGTCAAATTACATCTACTACAGCACCTAATAAACATAgatga